The Salicibibacter halophilus DNA window ATATGTCTTGTAAAAAAGGGGGTTCTCCGGATAATGGTAGAAAAGCGAAAACCGATGCCCGTTGCTGAAGCGGTACAAAGGGTTATGGATGTAGGCAATGAACCGAAAAAGGAATCGGTCCCCTTGCGAACAGTTACGGGCGTGTATTGGCCGAAGCCCTTGTGGCCGATCATGACGTCCCTTCGTTTGACCGATCGCCGTATGACGGCTTCGCCATTCGCGCCGAAGACAGCGCCGGAGCGAACCGAAACAATCCTGTTCATTTCCGCGTCATCGGTGAACTCGGAGCGGGGACGGTATTTTCACAGGAAGTGCAGGCAGGGGAAGCGGTGCGCATCATGACAGGCGCTAAAATCCCCGACGGATGCGACGCGGTCGTGATGCTGGAACTCGCGGACGAACATAACAGGGACGAGGTGTCCATTAAGCGAGCGTTTTCCTCCGGCGACAACATTTCTTTTCAGGGCGAGGATACGAAAAAAGGCACGTCGCTCGTACCCAAAGGCACATCGATTGATCCCGGAGTGATCGCCTTGCTTGCCACGTTTGGATACGCGGAGGTGCCGGTAGCGGCTCGCCCGCGCGTAGGCATTATCGCGACGGGGAGCGAATTGCTGGAGGTTCATGAACCGTTGGAACCGGGCAAAATCCGGAACAGCAACGCGTATATGATGGCGGCTCAAGTTGAGCGAGGCGGCGGGGAACCGATGCTTTTAGGAAAATTGCCGGATGATTTGGACGCTTGTGTTGAAGCGGTGTCGCGAGCACTCCAAGAAGTGGACGTGTTGATTACGACCGGTGGCGCATCGGTCGGAGATTATGATTATGTTCCCGACATTATTGAACGCCTAGGCGGAAGCCCTTTGTTTAATAAAGTGGCGATGCGTCCCGGAAGCGTTACAACAGTCGCTGACATAGACGGAAAATTGTTCTTTGGTCTTTCCGGAAATCCTAGTGCTTGTTTTGTCGGCTTCGAATTATTTGTTCGTCCGATTCTGCGCGGTTCTCTTTTTTCCGAAACACCGCATTTAAAAAGAACGAAGGCAACGCTCGGCAAGGATTACCCGAAACCGAATCCGTTCACCCGCTTCGTGCGGGCAACGTTGGAGGAGAATGATGGACGTTTCGTTGCCATACCCGGCGGCCTCGACAAATCGGGATCCGTAACCTCCATTGCCGGTGCCGACGTGCTGATTGCCCTTCCGGGTGGTAGCCGTGGCTACGAAACAGGGATGGATGTGGACATTTTCTTGCTCGACGATCATAAAGGAAGCGAGTGGCCATGGAACAACATTGTCGCGTCTTACAAGTCGTAGGCTATAAAAATAGCGGGAAAACAACTTTAATGGAAGAATTGGTAGAAGCTTTGTCCGCCCGCGGAATGCGTGTAGCCACGCTGAAACATCATGGCCACGGGGGAGCGCCGGCATCTCCGGAATCTTCAACCGATAGCGAACGTTTTTCCCAAGCGGGTGCCATCGCTTCCGCAGTCGAGGGGGACGGTATTTTGCGACTGTCCGCGGTGCACGAGGAATGGCCATTGGACCGGTTGTTGCGTATCCAGGCGGGGTTTGGACCAGATGTAATCCTCGTTGAAGGTTGGAAGCATGCGGACTATTCCAAAGTCGTCTTGCTGCGTGGTCGTGAAGACAAAGAAATTTTATCCAAATTTATCAATGTTTGTGGCGTGCTCTACCGGGGAGATAAGCCAGAAACGAGACTGCCTTCTTTTTCTCTCGATGAGCAATCGCACGATTATTTGCAATGGATCGTAAGCAAAGTGGAGGATAGCGATGCAATCAAATTTGTTTAATCTGACGTGGGAACCTATTGATGTGCAGCAAGTAATTGATAAAGTCGTTGATCGCAATTGCGGGGCGATTGCAACGTTTCTCGGAACGGTGCGGGAAATGACCGCAGGCAAAAAAACGCTGCAGCTGGAATATCAAGCCTATGAACCGATGGCCGTCAAAACCCTGGCGCAAATCGGCGAGGAAGTGCAGCGTAAATGGCCGGGGGCAAACGTAGCCATTACCCATCGGCTTGGGACGCTTGGCATTTCCGATGTCGCGGTCGTCGTTGCTGTCTCTTCCCCTCACCGAAAACCTGCTTATGAGGCGAATGCGTATATCATGGAAAGAATCAAAGAGATGGTGCCGATATGGAAAAAAGAATTTTGGGAAGACGGCACCCAATGGATCGGTGATCAACGGGAAACGACGTCTCATGAAGAGGAGGGAAATCGATGATACAAGTGCTTCTATTTGCCCGCATTCAGGAAGAAGTGGGAGCCGATCGTGTCGAAGCGGATGTGGCCGGCAAATCGATCAAAGAATTAAAGCGCTGGATGGAAGACCGTTATGAGGTGCCCTCGCTCGCGCGCACGATGACTGCCGTGAATGAGGAATTTGCCGGAGACGAAGAAGTGATTAACGAGGGGGATACAGTGGCTTTTATCCCACCGGTAAGCGGGGGATAAGTGTAAGGCCCGACCTTCACATGCATAGGGGCTTTTGAAGCAAGCCCCTGCCGTCCCTATTTTTTCACTCTCCTCGCGAAGTCCACGAATCGAAATTTATCGGATCGGTGCCTGGATTCCGTGTATTGAAAAAGCGTTGCATCTTCCAAATACGTATAGCTTCTAATAACGACGATGACATGATTTTCTGCCAGATCCAGATAGTTGTGATCCTCTTTCGAAGGTTCTTCAATAACGATTTCCTTATGGGCAAAGCTGATCGTAAGTTCCAGTTCGTTCTCGATGTAATCGTATATGCTTTGTTCGCTTATTTCCTTCGTTAAGTGTGGAACAGCCTGCGCTGAAAAGATATCTTTATCCAAGATGATACGTTCTCCGTCAATGTGCCGGACACGATGGACGTGCCAAACCATCCCTTCTTCCCCAAGTTGGCCAAGTTCCTGTTTCAATTGAATGACCTCGGTTTTCGTACGTGAACCCAGCTTTTGGCTAAGTTCCCGAAAGGTTGTTACCCCGGAAAAAGGAAAATTGATTCTCGACATATCCAGAACAATCGAGCCTTTTCCTTGTACTTTTTGAATATATCCGTGCTCGGATAACATTTTTAATGCTTTACGGATGGTTTCTCGAGAGGCATTGTACGTGACAGCCAACTGATGCTCGGAAGGCAGTGTTGTTCCTGCTTGATAACTGCCTGCCTCAATACGTTCACTTAATTGTTTGTAAATGTCTTGGAATTTCCTCTTCATTTTCCCACCTACTCCGTGAAATAAAAAACAAGCGATTCATAAGGAGCAAGCTTCATCGTTGCTCTCAACTCTTGGTTATCTCTATCGTTGCTTAAGAGTAAGGTTGCGTTTTTTTCAAGTAAACCTTCGGGGCAGGAGAACGTTGTTTCCGTTCCGTAAAAATTATTAATGACGAGAAGCGTGTCCTTTTTCCATGTTCGTTTGTACGCGAAAATTTGATCGTCATCCGGAGAAAGGAGTTCATAGTTTCCATAAGTGATGATGTCATATTCTTTGCGTAATCGAATTAATTTTTTATAGTGATAAAAAATAGAGTTTGGATTCGAAATTGCCTTTTCTGCATTTATTTCTTTGTAATCCGCATTTACATCGATCCACGGTGTTCCAGTCGTAAACCCGGCATATGGGCTGTTATTCCATTGGACGGGCGTGCGAGCGTTGTCACGGGATTTTTCTTTTAAAATCGCCAAAACGGTTTCTTCACGCACCCCATTTTGGAGGAGTTTCTCGTACATATTGTGGGATTCTACATCTCGGTAACGGGAAATATCATCAAATTTCGGGTTTGTCATGCCGAATTCTTCGCCTTGATAGATGTATGGGGTCCCTTGCATCATATGGATCGTAGTCGCCAGCATTTTGGCGGATTTACCATGATACGCTTGTTCATTGCCAAAACGGCTTACAACGCGCGGTTGGTCATGATTGCACCAAAAAAGTGCGTTCCAGCCCCCGCCTTCATGCATGCGCACCTGCCACTCGGAAAGAATGTTTTTCAGTGATTGGAAATTAAAATCAGCGAGTGCCCATTTTTCCCCGTTCGGATAATCGACTTTTAAATGATGAAATTGAAACGTCATGCTCAGTTCCTGGCGACTGGGATTGGAATATTTAATGCAATGATCAATGGATGTGGATGACATTTCCCCGACAGTCATACTGTCATAATTGGCCAAAACTTCCCGGTTCATTTCATGCAAATATTCATGTACTCGAGGACCATCTGTGTAAAATTTTCGTCCATCCCCGGAAGAATCATTAAGAAACCGTTGATCCTTGGAAATGAGATTTATGACATCAAGCCTGAACCCATCGATGCCTTTTTCAAACCAAAAGGTCATCATATCATAAATGTGTTTTCGAAGTGCTTCATTTTCCCAGTTCAGGTCAGCTTGTGTAACATCAAACAAGTGTAAATAGTAATCTTCTGTTGCCTCATTATATTCCCAGGCGTTTCCGCCGAATTTTGATTGCCAATTCGTCGGATCTTCTTTCCAGATATAAAAATCCCGGTAACGAGCGTCTCTGGATGTTTTCGCATTTTGAAACCAATTGTGAGACGTGGATGTATGGTTAACGACGAGGTCCATGATTAACCGCATCCCGCGACGGTGGGTTTCGGACAAGAGCTGTTCAAAATCTTCCATCGTTCCATAGTCGGAATTTATGGCATAATAATCGGATATATCATATCCATGGTCATTTTGCGGAGAGGCGTAAATAGGGGTCAGCCATATCACATCCACCCCCAATTCCTTTAAGTAATCGAGTTTTTCGATGATCCCCGGCAGATCTCCCATGCCGTTCCCGGTTGTATCGTTAAAGCTTTTTGGATAAATTTGATAGACGGTTGATCTTCTCCACCATTCTTCCATGTTCCTCACCCCTTGCTTTTATGGTACAGCATCATAACATGTATATACAAGTAATGGAGAAAAGAAACTGTAGGGGGCTACAGTTTCTCAGGATCATTCGTTTAAACTTTTCGGTTTTGCAAGGCGGGCGAAGAGTAACGTTAAAAGAAACGGAACGAGGATGACGATTACCATCCCGATGCCGAATGCACCCCAGCTGCCAATTTGGATCGAAAAGATGCCGGGTACTCCTCCGATACCAACGGACGTGGCAAGAACTTGGTTAATCGTAACAAACATCCCGGCAATGGATGAACCAATAATGGCAAAGATGAACGGGAAGCGAAAACGTAAATTCACCCCGAACAAAGCCGGTTCGGTAATGCCCAGCCAGGCGGATAGACCTGAAGTTCCGGATAAGCCTTTCAGGTTGTTGTTTTTGAAAACAAAATACATGGCAAATGCAGCAGAGCCCTGCGCAATATTGGACAATGCCAAAATCGGCCATAAAAACGTGCCGTCCGCTGCGGTTGTCAGTTGAATGTCTACGGCAAGAAACGTATGGTGCATGCCGGTGATAACGAGCGGCGCGTAAACGGCTCCGTACAGTAACCCTGCGAAGACGGGCAACGTGCCGAAGAGCCAAATAAATCCATCAATAATCGAATTCCCGATGGCAAATGTGATTGGCCCGATCACAATAAAAGCCAAGAAACCTGTGACAAGCAGGGCAATAGGCGCGACTAACAGCAGTTGAATGGAATCGGGAATTCGTTTACGTAAAAACACTTCCAATTTTGCCAGTATAATTCCTGCCACAAAAATCGGCAACACTTGACCTTGGTAACCGATCGCCTGAATTTCCAGACCAAAAATGTTCCATGTCGGAATGCTTTCTCCGGAAGCCACCGCTTCCCCGTACGCATTGGCATCCATCAAATCTGGATGGACCAAAATAAGTCCCATTACAATCCCCAAAAGGGGATTCCCGCCAAAACGCTTCACGGTCGACCAACCAATCAATGCCGGTAAAAACACAAATGCCGTACTGGCGATCACATTAATGATATCCGCGAAGTCGGCCCATTGCGGGTAAACATCAATAATGGAGGCTTCATCGAAAAAGATTCCTTCCCCTGTTAAAAGATTATCGATCCCAAGTAATAACCCTGCGGTTACGATTGCCGGAAGTATCGGGATAAAAACATCTGCCAGCACTTTGATCACACGTTGCAGTAGGTTCCCTTTATTCCCGGCATCTTCTTTGGTTTCCTCTTTTGATTGTTCTTCTCTGCCGGTGATCGCCATCAATTCTTTATATACTTTATCTACAACTCCGTTGCCGAGAATGATTTGTAGTTGTCCATTGGAGTAAAAAGAGCCTTTGACCGCTTCAATATTTTCGAGTTCTTCCGTGTTGACTTTTTCGGTATCGTTGACAACCATGCGAAGACGTGTCACGCAATGTGTTGCCGACGATATGTTTTCTTCCCCGCCTATCTTTTCCAAAACTTGTTCTGCTGTCTTACGATAGGTCGATCCCATAGTAACCCCTCCCACTGGCAACGCTTACATTAACAGCTGTAAACTTGTATATACAAGAACATGTCATGCATGCAGTTTATCTTGTATATACAAATAAGTCAATAAAGGATATTATAATAGTAGGATCTTGTTGTTCCTGTCGAAAAACGGTGTAAACACCATGGTTTATTCCGCCTGTAAGTGGGGGATAAGGATAATACATTAGAAGGAAAAGTGAGGGCTCCGTTGTATGTTCAAAAAGCTATTCAAAAGTAAATCCGATGAAGACACGATCTTCGCGCCAATGTCAGGGAACGTCATCAAGTTGGAAGACGTGCCTGACCCGACCTTTTCAGAGAAAATGATGGGAGAGGGGATTGCTATCGAACCTTCTGATGGGCAGGTTTTGGCACCGGTCAAAGGGAAAGTCGTGCAAGTTTTTCCGACGAAGCATGCGATTGGTATTGAAACAGAGCAAGGCGTAGAAATCTTGATTCATATCGGGCTGGAAACCGTGTCTATGGATGGGGACGGGTTTGAAGGCCATGTGGAAGAGAATGACAAGGTGAAGCCGGGCACGCCGCTCGTTACCTTTGATATGGAAAAGGTGAAGGAAAAAGCGGCCGGCACGATCAGCCCCCTTATTATTACGAATGGACAGGACAATGATCAAATGGAATTCTCGAATGAAACAGAGGTGGAAGCAGGGAAAACAACGCTTTTTACGTATCGAAGGGACTCCTGATGAAGGAGTCTTTTTTCGGTGAAACAGGTTTCATAAGCTGCTCATGACACAATGAATTAGGGTTTGCTGAAATGAAAAAATTCTTTCTGTTACAAGGGGTTTCCCCTGATGTGTAGAAAGAGAAATGCAAGGAAAAATGGCCGCTCACGGCTAAACCTTTGCACCTTATGATCAACATGCGAGGGATGACGCTGCAATGGCGAAGACTCCAGCGGAAAAACGGACGAGCCAAGACCCCGCAGCGCTGATCTTGCGCGAGGAGGCTTGGCCGTTCGTCCGCGGAAAGCGAAGCCATGGAAGCGACATCCCGCCCTTGCGATCAAGTTGTTCAGCAGCCTCGAATTAGAAAAAACTGACATTGAATGGTTCCATGAACTAATAATGAAACCATTCAATGTAAGAAAAAACCAATGAGGGCTTTCATCCGGAACATTCGCTCGGCAATGACGCGATATGGTAAAATGGTCTTGAGAGAAACAGGGAGGCCCACGATGACATTATATGATTGGCTCGTTTTCATTCATATATTTTCCGCGATTGCCGGGTTGGGTCCGGGGTTTGCCATGAGCTTTTTAACCCGTGGCGCGCGGACGATGACGGAGTTAAAGCATGCTTATCGATTGCGTCATCGGTTGCACCTTTTTGTTATGATTGGTGGTTCGTTGCTGCTGGTTACCGGGGTATGGATGGGTGCTTTGCAGCCCTCATTGTTTCAACAAGGGTGGTATGTCACGAGTTTAGCCCTGTTCCTTGTCGCTTTAGCATTCGGTCCATTTGTGTTGAAGCCGCGATCCAAGCCGATTAAAGCGTTGTTAAACGAACATACGGGGGAAGATATCCCGTCGGAATATTTCACGCTTTCCCGGAAAGTGTTTTTCTTTGAACATATCATCAACATCCTCTTTTTAATCATTATTGTGCTGATGATTTTGAAGCCTTTTTAAGTGGGTGATGGCATTGAAAAGGATCATTCTCTCGATATGTGGCTCGCTTTCCGTCGCTTTAGGCGTGTTGGGCATCGTGCTCCCCTTATTGCCGACGACGCCGTTTCTGTTGTTGGCCGCGGCTTGCTACGTTAGAAGTTCGGACAGGTTGTACCATTGGTTAATCACAAATAAACATTTTGGCCCGTATATTAAAAACTACCGTGCCGGTAAAGGGATCCCTTTAAAAGCAAAGGTGATAGCGGTGGTGACTTTATGGGTCTCTTTGGCTTTTACGATCTTTTTTATCATTTCCTTGGTAAGCGTTCAATGGCTGCTGTTTTTGATTGGAGCATGTGTCACAGTGTATATTCTTAAGCAAAAGACGTTATATTTAAGCGAAGCGCCGAACAATGAACAGCAGGCTGAAAGATAAAAGCACAATCACGCTCACCCACGCCCAAGCGAGTGCTGTGTCGCCGGCCTCCAAAGCGGTAAAGATGGCGATCGGCATCGTCTGTGTCTGGCCGGGGATGTTGCCGGCAAACATAAAGGTGGCCCCGAATTCCCCGATCGCCCGGGAAAAGCTTAGAATAAGCCCCGTAACAAGGGAACGGGAGATCAATGGCATCGAAATATGAAAAAATACTTGCCACTCATTGGCCCCGCTTACCCGTGCCGCTTCCTCTATTTCAGGTTCGATGGTTCCCAAACCGGTCTTGATGGCTTGATACATGAATGGAAATCCCACAACGACAGCAACGAGCACAGTTGCGCCCCACGTGAACATCAAGAATTGATCGAAGATAAAATCCATGGCTTGGCCTGCCCACCCGCTTGATCCGAAAATAATAATGAGAAGAAAACCGACAACGGTTGGCGGCAAGACGGTAGGGAGCATAAACAGCGTCTCCACGGCCGTTTTGCCCGGGAAACGCGCGCGAAACATCCAGCGGCCAAGGAGCGTTCCGAGCACAAAGATGATAACGAGCGCGGTGAAAGCGGTTTGGATCGAAATCAGGACCGGGCTCCAAAACTCACTCATTCCTCCAGCCCCCTGTATCCATATGTTTCGTAGACTTCTTTGGCTTCATCACTGATAAGATAATTATAGACCTTCCGAGCGGCCTCCGGGTGATCCGTGTCCTCGACGATGCCGATGGGATATAAAATGTTGGCGTGCAGGTTCGGATCAATCGTCTCCACGATTTCCACCCGATCAGAAGAAGCGGCATCGGTTGCAAAAACAAACCCTGCGTCCACACTGTTTTCTTCATTGTAAGTAAGCACTTGACGCACGCTTCTTGCTTGTACAATGTTGTCATTTAACGCTTCCCACAAACCTAAGTTTTCCAACGTTTCTTTTGCAAACATCCCCGCAGGCACACTTTCAGGCGTTCCGATGGCGATCATTTCCGCTTGCGCCAGGTCTTTGATAGTGTTGATCGGCGCATCCGTTTCCGCGGGTTGGATCAAAACAAGCGCGTTCGTCAGCAAGGACACGGATTGGTCCTGCTTGATTTTATTTGCTTCGACTAGTGCGTTGAAATCCGCTTCCGATGCCGATAAAAAAATATCGAAGGGGGCGCCTTGCTCGATTTGCCGTTGCAATGATCCCGATCCGCCAAATTGAAAGACGACGTCTATGTTTTCCGTGCGGTGATCGATTTCTTTTTCCAATTCCCGAAGGGGATCTTGCATGCTGCTGGCTGCCGCTACTTGTATTTCCGTCGTGTCTTCTTCCTGCATGGAGGTGCAAGCGGCAAGGAGCGTGAGCAATAATATGTAAAGAGAAGCCTTCAGGCGGGGCGGAAGACTTCTAAGCGAGGGCAAGAATTTTTTCATCACGCGTTTTTCGCTCCCGGGTCTCTGCGAGGTCGTATTTTTTCAATAAATGAAAAAGCTCGTTTAACGTTTCCTGATGTTGTTCCTGACGTAACAGGCCGGCGGCTTTATCGTAAATGTTTGCCGGCAAAAAAGGGTGCTGGCTTTCCAATTTTTCTTTGACTTGTTCCGGTGTGTGATCAATTGGGCAAGAAGACGCCATACTGGGTGACACTCCTTTCTTTTTCTTATTATCCCATATGTGGCAATGGCTGAAAAGGTTTCACTGTATGTTAAAATGGAGATAAAGCATGGGAGGAGAGGATTCGATGAAGCGCGCAGGGATTGTCGGCGGTCTTGGGCCGGAATCGACGGTTGATTATTACCAGTCCTTTATCCATAAGTATCAGGAAAACGTAAACAGTCAAAAGGTGCTACCAGAACTATTTATTAACAGCATCAATATGTATAATATTTTTCACTATATTAGTGAAAATCAGATGGATGAATTAATTGAATATGTCGGAGGCGCGGCGCGAAAACTGGAGGATATCGGTGCCGATTTTGTGATCATCGCGGCCAACACGCCGCATATTGTCTTTGATGAGGTTCGCCGGAAAGTCAATGTGCCGATGATCAGCATCGTGGAAGCGACGTATGAGCAGGCGGATGAACGCGGGTTGAAAAATGTAGGTCTTCTTGGCACTAAATTTACAATGGAACATGATTTTTTCAAACAACCGTTTTTAGCAAGCGATAAAAAAATCGTCGTCCCGAGTGAAGGCGAACAAGCGTTTATCCACCAAAAAATCGTGGATGAATTGGAAAACGGCATCGTAAAACAAGATACGAAGGACGCTTTTCTGAAAATCATTAACCGGATGATCTCGGAGGAAGGGCTAGACGGTCTCATTTTAGGCTGTACGGAACTGCCGATGATTCTGAATAAAGACGATGTTGATGTCTCGCTGTTGGATACAATGGATATTCACGTCGATAAAATGGTGGAGCAAGTGCTTTAAAACTGCTCGGGGAGGGCCTTATGCAAGAGTGGGTCGGCCATTGCACTCGTTGCAACAAGGACGTTTATTGTTTTGATGGCTTTTTGAAGGGCGTTTATAAAAAGAACCGCCTTTATTGCTTTGCATGCGATGAGGTGGATAACTATATTTTTGACGAGCAAGACTAAAGTTATGAAGGCAAGTACTGGATTGAATAAATCGGCCGTCTCCAGCCAAAATAACGAAAGTGAGGATCATGTTTTGTCATGGTCCCTTTAAATAAAAAAAGCTGGAGGCGTTCCCATGAGCGAAGTTATTCGTCCTGAAGCAGAAGCTAACGATCGTGCCGTTTCTGAAGAAGTCAGCGAA harbors:
- a CDS encoding group-specific protein; amino-acid sequence: MASSCPIDHTPEQVKEKLESQHPFLPANIYDKAAGLLRQEQHQETLNELFHLLKKYDLAETRERKTRDEKILALA
- a CDS encoding DUF2269 family protein — encoded protein: MTLYDWLVFIHIFSAIAGLGPGFAMSFLTRGARTMTELKHAYRLRHRLHLFVMIGGSLLLVTGVWMGALQPSLFQQGWYVTSLALFLVALAFGPFVLKPRSKPIKALLNEHTGEDIPSEYFTLSRKVFFFEHIINILFLIIIVLMILKPF
- the mobB gene encoding molybdopterin-guanine dinucleotide biosynthesis protein B, with amino-acid sequence MEQHCRVLQVVGYKNSGKTTLMEELVEALSARGMRVATLKHHGHGGAPASPESSTDSERFSQAGAIASAVEGDGILRLSAVHEEWPLDRLLRIQAGFGPDVILVEGWKHADYSKVVLLRGREDKEILSKFINVCGVLYRGDKPETRLPSFSLDEQSHDYLQWIVSKVEDSDAIKFV
- a CDS encoding aspartate/glutamate racemase family protein, yielding MGGEDSMKRAGIVGGLGPESTVDYYQSFIHKYQENVNSQKVLPELFINSINMYNIFHYISENQMDELIEYVGGAARKLEDIGADFVIIAANTPHIVFDEVRRKVNVPMISIVEATYEQADERGLKNVGLLGTKFTMEHDFFKQPFLASDKKIVVPSEGEQAFIHQKIVDELENGIVKQDTKDAFLKIINRMISEEGLDGLILGCTELPMILNKDDVDVSLLDTMDIHVDKMVEQVL
- the modB gene encoding molybdate ABC transporter permease subunit → MSEFWSPVLISIQTAFTALVIIFVLGTLLGRWMFRARFPGKTAVETLFMLPTVLPPTVVGFLLIIIFGSSGWAGQAMDFIFDQFLMFTWGATVLVAVVVGFPFMYQAIKTGLGTIEPEIEEAARVSGANEWQVFFHISMPLISRSLVTGLILSFSRAIGEFGATFMFAGNIPGQTQTMPIAIFTALEAGDTALAWAWVSVIVLLSFSLLFIVRRFA
- the treC gene encoding alpha,alpha-phosphotrehalase, with the protein product MEEWWRRSTVYQIYPKSFNDTTGNGMGDLPGIIEKLDYLKELGVDVIWLTPIYASPQNDHGYDISDYYAINSDYGTMEDFEQLLSETHRRGMRLIMDLVVNHTSTSHNWFQNAKTSRDARYRDFYIWKEDPTNWQSKFGGNAWEYNEATEDYYLHLFDVTQADLNWENEALRKHIYDMMTFWFEKGIDGFRLDVINLISKDQRFLNDSSGDGRKFYTDGPRVHEYLHEMNREVLANYDSMTVGEMSSTSIDHCIKYSNPSRQELSMTFQFHHLKVDYPNGEKWALADFNFQSLKNILSEWQVRMHEGGGWNALFWCNHDQPRVVSRFGNEQAYHGKSAKMLATTIHMMQGTPYIYQGEEFGMTNPKFDDISRYRDVESHNMYEKLLQNGVREETVLAILKEKSRDNARTPVQWNNSPYAGFTTGTPWIDVNADYKEINAEKAISNPNSIFYHYKKLIRLRKEYDIITYGNYELLSPDDDQIFAYKRTWKKDTLLVINNFYGTETTFSCPEGLLEKNATLLLSNDRDNQELRATMKLAPYESLVFYFTE
- the modA gene encoding molybdate ABC transporter substrate-binding protein — encoded protein: MKKFLPSLRSLPPRLKASLYILLLTLLAACTSMQEEDTTEIQVAAASSMQDPLRELEKEIDHRTENIDVVFQFGGSGSLQRQIEQGAPFDIFLSASEADFNALVEANKIKQDQSVSLLTNALVLIQPAETDAPINTIKDLAQAEMIAIGTPESVPAGMFAKETLENLGLWEALNDNIVQARSVRQVLTYNEENSVDAGFVFATDAASSDRVEIVETIDPNLHANILYPIGIVEDTDHPEAARKVYNYLISDEAKEVYETYGYRGLEE
- a CDS encoding PTS sugar transporter subunit IIA, which gives rise to MFKKLFKSKSDEDTIFAPMSGNVIKLEDVPDPTFSEKMMGEGIAIEPSDGQVLAPVKGKVVQVFPTKHAIGIETEQGVEILIHIGLETVSMDGDGFEGHVEENDKVKPGTPLVTFDMEKVKEKAAGTISPLIITNGQDNDQMEFSNETEVEAGKTTLFTYRRDS
- the treP gene encoding PTS system trehalose-specific EIIBC component, coding for MGSTYRKTAEQVLEKIGGEENISSATHCVTRLRMVVNDTEKVNTEELENIEAVKGSFYSNGQLQIILGNGVVDKVYKELMAITGREEQSKEETKEDAGNKGNLLQRVIKVLADVFIPILPAIVTAGLLLGIDNLLTGEGIFFDEASIIDVYPQWADFADIINVIASTAFVFLPALIGWSTVKRFGGNPLLGIVMGLILVHPDLMDANAYGEAVASGESIPTWNIFGLEIQAIGYQGQVLPIFVAGIILAKLEVFLRKRIPDSIQLLLVAPIALLVTGFLAFIVIGPITFAIGNSIIDGFIWLFGTLPVFAGLLYGAVYAPLVITGMHHTFLAVDIQLTTAADGTFLWPILALSNIAQGSAAFAMYFVFKNNNLKGLSGTSGLSAWLGITEPALFGVNLRFRFPFIFAIIGSSIAGMFVTINQVLATSVGIGGVPGIFSIQIGSWGAFGIGMVIVILVPFLLTLLFARLAKPKSLNE
- the moaD gene encoding molybdopterin converting factor subunit 1: MIQVLLFARIQEEVGADRVEADVAGKSIKELKRWMEDRYEVPSLARTMTAVNEEFAGDEEVINEGDTVAFIPPVSGG
- a CDS encoding YbaN family protein: MALKRIILSICGSLSVALGVLGIVLPLLPTTPFLLLAAACYVRSSDRLYHWLITNKHFGPYIKNYRAGKGIPLKAKVIAVVTLWVSLAFTIFFIISLVSVQWLLFLIGACVTVYILKQKTLYLSEAPNNEQQAER
- the treR gene encoding trehalose operon repressor, encoding MKRKFQDIYKQLSERIEAGSYQAGTTLPSEHQLAVTYNASRETIRKALKMLSEHGYIQKVQGKGSIVLDMSRINFPFSGVTTFRELSQKLGSRTKTEVIQLKQELGQLGEEGMVWHVHRVRHIDGERIILDKDIFSAQAVPHLTKEISEQSIYDYIENELELTISFAHKEIVIEEPSKEDHNYLDLAENHVIVVIRSYTYLEDATLFQYTESRHRSDKFRFVDFARRVKK
- a CDS encoding molybdenum cofactor biosynthesis protein MoaE, which gives rise to MQSNLFNLTWEPIDVQQVIDKVVDRNCGAIATFLGTVREMTAGKKTLQLEYQAYEPMAVKTLAQIGEEVQRKWPGANVAITHRLGTLGISDVAVVVAVSSPHRKPAYEANAYIMERIKEMVPIWKKEFWEDGTQWIGDQRETTSHEEEGNR